The following is a genomic window from Desulfofarcimen acetoxidans DSM 771.
TTATTTTGTCAATAAGAAGTTCTCAATACGCCGACGTGTTCGTTAGTGAATTGTCGCAATTACTTGAGCCTGGTATTTTCGAATTAGAAATTGAAAGATTCGCTGACAAGTTAAATAAAGATATTTATAATCAAATTACTGAGTTAGAGGGAGGAATTAAATATATTGCAAAACGGATTGAACGTCTATAACCATAGCAGATTTCTATGGTTTCAACACAACAAAGTCGCAATTACTTATATTTTAAAGGTCTGCGGCTTTCCCTACTACCCACTATATAACCAAAATGACATTAAAAAAAGCAAGTTGTCAGACACTCGCTTTTTCTTCGTTATGTATGGTGGAGGCGGGGGGAGTCGAACCCACCGTCCGAAAGAACGACCACAAGAGTATCTCCGAGCGCAGTCTGCAATTTAAATTCGCCTTACCGCCGTCTGCAGGCGAACTGCGTTAAGACTATCTCGATGAATCTTGCTTAACCCCTCCGAGAATTGGGACTAAGCCAGCCCGTTTAAGTGACCCCCTAGCCCGGGCCACGGGCCCAGCGCGAGTAGGAGGTTAACAGCAATTAAGCTGCTAAAGCGTAATCGTTATTGGCAATTAAATTTTCCCACCGTATAACGGGCAGATGGAACCCCGGCTCGCTGCTCTTGCCACCACTTCCTCCGTCGAAACCATGTCGCCCCCATGATATTATTGCTTTTGCCTGTCCCGAAAGGCCCGGTCTACTTCCCTGCGGGCATCCCTGGCAGCCAAATCTTGCCTTTTATCAAATGTTTTCTTACCTTTAGCCAGGCCAAGTTCAACCTTCACCTTACCATCTCTAAAATAAGCCCTGGTAGGGATTAAAGAGTAGCCCTTCTCCCTGACACGACCAAACAATCGCATAATCTCAGATTTATGCATTAAAAGTTTTCTGGTACGCTTAGGTTCGTGATTGTACCTGTTTCCCTGCTCATATGGACTGATATGCATATTATACAACATCATCTCGCCGTTTTCAACTCGAGCATAGCTGTCCAACAAGTTTCCCCGGCCTACTCTAAGGGATTTAACTTCAGTCCCGGTAAGAACAATGCCTGTTTCATAGGTATCCTCAATATGATACTCATGCCTGGCTTTTTTGTTTTGACAAATATTTTTTACAGTCATTCGGAACACTCCCGAAAAATTAAACCCTCTTATCCAGGAAGCTAGGACAGAAGGGCTGATATCTACAGTATCATTTTATCAACATACCTGATAGATGTCAAATACTATTTTTTACCTGAATAAATTTTGCAGTGGCTTTAGTGGCTACTGTGCCGTCTGACAGCAGCACCTGGCCTTCAAGTACTATCAGCCTTCCTTTTTTTGACTCCTGCTTACCTTCTACAGCAAATTGCTGGCCTATAGGCACGGGCTTACTAAACTTCACATTAATCTCAACAGTCATTGCCATAATATCCCTTTCATATAGCCACTGGGCCATAACCTCGTCCAACAAGGTTGTCAATAGCCCGCCATGCATGATACCTGGCCATCCTTCATGCTCCCTGCTGCCCGTAAAATAACTGCGACAAATATCACCATCATGAATGAATTTTAATTTCAGGCCTATAGGATTTTGTGGACTACAACCAAAGCACATACTGTCTCTAAGTTCGACGGACATTTAGTTTACCCCCGTACCGGTTTATTTGTATTAAAAAGCACCGGGCATTATACCCGGCGCTTTCATAATTCTTATAGTTTGGTGAGCAGGGGACCAAGGATAAGTGAAATAGTACCTGCAACCTTGATTAACGGGTTCATAGCGGGACCACAAGTATCTTTACAGGGGTCACCAACTGTATCACCGATAACAGCAGCCTTGTGAGCTTCGCTCTTTTTGCCGCCCAAGTGACCTTGCTCAATGTATTTCTTACAGTTATCCCAAGCACCACCGGCATTAGCCAGGAAGAGAGCCATCAGAACACCTACTGCGGTTAAGCCGCCCAGGAAGCCGGCCAGAGCCTTGGCACCCAGGATGAAGCCTACCAGAGGAGGACAAATAACTGCCACAAGACCAGGAGCAATCATCTTGCTGATAGCTGATTTAGTAGCAATGTCAACGCATCTTGCATAATCAGGCTTGCCGGTACCTTCCATAATACCGGGGATCTCACGGAACTGGCGACGAACTTCTTCAACCATACCGAAAGCGGCTTGACCAACGGCACGCATGGTTTGTGCGCCAACCAGGAAGGGAACAGCGGCACCGATAAACATACCTACGAGAACCATAGGCTCGGTCATGTTAACAACAAATTTACCGCCATATTTAACTAATTCAGGATCAGCGTGAAACTTATGACTAACACCTTCTACATAAGCACTGAACAGAGCTAAAGCTGTCAAAGCAGCGGAGCCGATAGCAAAACCTTTTGCGATAGCGGCAGTGGTATTACCAACTGCATCAAGCTTATCAGTTTTCTCACGTACTGAAGCAGGCAGTTCAGCCATTTCTGCAATACCACCGGCATTGTCAGCAACCGGACCAAAGGAGTCCATAGCAACTACCATACCGGAAGTGGAAAGCATACCCATAGCAGCCATAGCAATACCGTAAATAGCCCATTCAGCTGCATGCTCAGCCGGAGCATTGCTTAAAACAGACCAGAATGCAAAATAAATTGAACCGGCAAAGAAAAGCATCGGAATAAATACTGATTCCATACCTACAGCCAAACCGTGAATAACAACAGTAGACGGACCTGTTTTGGAAGCCTCAACAATACTGTTTACC
Proteins encoded in this region:
- the smpB gene encoding SsrA-binding protein SmpB, translated to MTVKNICQNKKARHEYHIEDTYETGIVLTGTEVKSLRVGRGNLLDSYARVENGEMMLYNMHISPYEQGNRYNHEPKRTRKLLMHKSEIMRLFGRVREKGYSLIPTRAYFRDGKVKVELGLAKGKKTFDKRQDLAARDARREVDRAFRDRQKQ
- a CDS encoding PaaI family thioesterase; the encoded protein is MSVELRDSMCFGCSPQNPIGLKLKFIHDGDICRSYFTGSREHEGWPGIMHGGLLTTLLDEVMAQWLYERDIMAMTVEINVKFSKPVPIGQQFAVEGKQESKKGRLIVLEGQVLLSDGTVATKATAKFIQVKNSI